One window of Mesorhizobium sp. WSM4904 genomic DNA carries:
- a CDS encoding PRC-barrel domain-containing protein, producing the protein MPTPSGHTNAIRASRVIGTNVYNSAGENIGTIEDVMLEKTANGIMFAVISFGGFLGIGEKYHAIPWSLLDFDPNRGAYVVSFSVEQLKAAPAYSIDELTIDDGRPAREASFGYWHVEPYWQ; encoded by the coding sequence ATGCCAACACCCAGTGGACATACCAACGCCATCCGAGCCTCGCGAGTGATCGGCACCAACGTTTACAATTCGGCTGGAGAAAACATAGGAACGATCGAAGACGTGATGCTTGAAAAAACCGCCAACGGCATCATGTTTGCCGTCATTTCGTTTGGCGGTTTTCTAGGCATCGGCGAGAAGTATCATGCGATCCCCTGGTCTCTGCTGGACTTCGATCCCAATCGCGGAGCCTATGTCGTGTCGTTTAGCGTCGAGCAGCTTAAGGCGGCGCCGGCGTATTCGATTGACGAACTGACAATCGACGACGGAAGGCCGGCTCGAGAAGCCTCCTTCGGCTACTGGCATGTCGAGCCGTACTGGCAATGA
- a CDS encoding DUF3618 domain-containing protein, whose amino-acid sequence MTDKSAAELEREAEATRARVVATADSIRDKITPGQLFDEFAGFFANSGGSEMLRNLKTQVRENPLPLTVIGAGLAWLMLGSGTSGTAAARAYPTRRGPSQHDGTSAAEMDTMTSDTAASVFDAAGGAAVTVSGMAGSAADTMSDMASGAAQTLTNSAAATADVASRASRSAQQLMEDQPLAVAAVGLAVGAAIGVMMPRTQVEDERLGDYSEQLRDKAEDVLEKGIDQVKQVAAEAYETASDEAGRQASSEGTLADKVSDVVKSTADRTDEAVRRNFSSSERPLEDKP is encoded by the coding sequence ATGACCGACAAATCCGCAGCCGAGCTCGAACGCGAAGCCGAGGCCACGCGTGCCAGGGTGGTGGCGACCGCCGACTCCATTCGGGACAAGATAACGCCCGGGCAGCTCTTCGACGAATTCGCTGGATTTTTTGCCAACAGCGGAGGCTCAGAGATGCTCCGCAACCTGAAGACCCAGGTACGGGAAAACCCGTTGCCGCTGACGGTGATCGGGGCTGGGCTGGCGTGGCTGATGCTGGGCAGCGGCACTTCCGGCACCGCCGCTGCGCGCGCCTATCCAACACGTCGCGGTCCCAGCCAACATGACGGTACATCGGCCGCTGAAATGGACACCATGACCTCGGACACCGCGGCCTCGGTTTTCGACGCAGCCGGAGGGGCGGCTGTAACTGTTTCAGGAATGGCCGGCAGCGCGGCTGACACAATGTCCGATATGGCAAGCGGCGCCGCGCAGACGCTGACGAACTCGGCAGCAGCTACAGCCGACGTGGCATCGAGGGCCAGCCGCTCCGCACAGCAGCTGATGGAGGATCAGCCTCTTGCAGTGGCAGCTGTCGGCCTCGCTGTCGGGGCAGCGATCGGCGTCATGATGCCTCGCACGCAGGTCGAGGACGAGCGGCTCGGCGACTATAGCGAACAGCTTCGCGACAAAGCAGAGGACGTGCTCGAAAAAGGCATCGACCAAGTGAAGCAGGTTGCAGCCGAAGCCTACGAGACGGCCAGCGACGAAGCAGGCCGGCAGGCATCGAGCGAAGGCACGCTGGCCGACAAAGTTAGCGACGTCGTCAAGTCCACCGCCGACAGAACAGACGAGGCGGTGCGCCGGAACTTTTCCAGTTCCGAAAGGCCCCTGGAGGACAAGCCCTAG
- a CDS encoding cation diffusion facilitator family transporter: MTETHDDTDRPAIAHPSRKTIYAALIGNLLIAISKFIAAALTNSSAMVSEGVHSLIDTSNELLLLHGLNRSAKPPDENHPLGHGRELYFWSFVVALLVFALGAGVSFYEGVVHILAPIPIENAGANFVVLALSAIFEGYSWQLAFKNFRSSKGKSNYLEALRRSKDPSTFTVLLEDSAALAGIAIAFVSIALSRHFEMPTLDGAGSICIGILLALTAGFLARECKGLLIGERAAPAVEAAILRMAREDPAIQQVNGVITVHMAPDQVVAALSAQFHDAANADDIEDCVERLETRLAAERQEVTTLFVKPQTSRRWSGRPAPPAS, encoded by the coding sequence GTGACCGAAACCCACGATGACACGGATCGGCCTGCGATCGCTCATCCGTCTAGGAAGACTATCTACGCCGCTCTCATCGGCAATCTGCTGATTGCGATATCGAAGTTCATTGCTGCTGCACTCACCAATAGTTCTGCAATGGTCAGCGAAGGAGTGCACTCGCTAATCGATACCAGCAACGAATTGCTGCTTCTGCACGGCCTCAATCGTTCGGCGAAGCCACCGGATGAGAATCACCCCCTTGGGCACGGGCGCGAGCTTTATTTCTGGAGCTTCGTCGTCGCGTTGCTTGTCTTTGCGCTCGGTGCCGGCGTTTCCTTCTACGAGGGCGTGGTTCACATTCTCGCCCCGATACCCATTGAGAACGCCGGCGCGAATTTCGTTGTCCTGGCTCTTTCCGCGATATTCGAAGGCTATTCTTGGCAGCTCGCCTTCAAGAACTTCAGATCATCCAAAGGCAAAAGCAATTATCTGGAGGCTCTCCGCCGAAGCAAGGATCCGTCCACTTTCACCGTTCTGCTCGAAGACAGTGCGGCATTGGCGGGTATTGCCATCGCTTTTGTCAGCATCGCGCTCTCGCGACACTTTGAAATGCCCACGCTGGATGGGGCTGGCTCGATATGCATAGGCATTTTGCTCGCGCTGACCGCTGGGTTTTTGGCACGGGAGTGCAAAGGACTGCTGATCGGAGAGCGCGCAGCGCCAGCTGTCGAGGCCGCCATTCTAAGGATGGCAAGGGAGGATCCAGCCATTCAGCAAGTCAACGGCGTGATTACGGTTCATATGGCGCCGGATCAGGTAGTGGCCGCGCTCAGCGCGCAATTTCACGATGCGGCGAATGCCGACGATATAGAAGATTGCGTCGAACGGTTGGAGACGAGGCTGGCCGCCGAGCGTCAGGAAGTCACAACCCTGTTCGTGAAGCCACAGACGAGCCGGCGATGGAGCGGCCGCCCGGCTCCTCCTGCTTCGTGA
- a CDS encoding phage holin family protein, protein MSNQDNPSLGTLVSDLAHQVSTLVQTEARLLRAEISENVSKAEAGAVEVLGGAICLLAALLVLLQALVIALARLGLGTGWSALLVGVIVAVLGVFLLRTGMASMAPSELAPDRTQEQLKRDANVIKEQAR, encoded by the coding sequence ATGAGCAATCAGGACAATCCAAGCCTCGGCACGCTGGTCAGTGATCTGGCCCATCAGGTGAGCACGCTCGTGCAGACGGAAGCCAGGCTCCTGCGGGCGGAGATCTCGGAAAACGTGAGCAAGGCCGAAGCCGGTGCCGTCGAGGTTCTGGGCGGCGCGATATGCTTGCTCGCCGCGCTGCTGGTTCTGCTGCAGGCGCTCGTCATCGCTCTGGCACGTCTGGGGCTGGGTACCGGATGGTCCGCTTTGCTCGTCGGGGTGATCGTGGCTGTGCTGGGCGTTTTCCTGTTGCGGACCGGGATGGCAAGCATGGCGCCTTCTGAACTGGCGCCGGACCGCACGCAGGAACAGCTGAAACGCGATGCGAACGTGATCAAGGAACAAGCGAGATGA